The genomic region AATACGGAACCTGCCACAGTTTCGGGGCGGGCGATTTTTCGTCCGCTGCTCTATTAACAAGGGAGAGAGAAATGAAGTCCATTATCTCATTGATGGCTGCGGCTGCCTTCGGCGTCGCTTCGTTCGTTGCACCGGCAATGGCCGCCGACAAGGGCACCGTCGGCATTGCCATGCCGACCAAGGCTTCGGCCCGCTGGATCGACGACGGCAACAACATCGTCAAGCAGCTCGAAGCTGCCGGTTACGCCACGGACCTGCAGTATGGCGACGACGACATTCCGAACCAGCTTTCGCAGATCGAAAACATGGTCACCAAGGGCGCCAAGGTTCTGGTCATCGCTTCGATCGACGGCACGACGCTTTCCGACGTTCTGCAGAAGGCTCATGACGCCGGCATCAAGGTCATCGCTTATGACCGTCTGATCCGTGATTCGGGCAATGTCGATTACTACGCGACCTTCGACAACTTCCAGGTCGGCGTTCTGCAGGCAAACTCCATCGTCGACGGCCTCGGCCTCAAGGATGGCAAGGGCCCGTTCAACATCGAACTGTTCGGCGGTTCGCCGGACGACAACAACGCCTTCTTCTTCTACGATGGCGCAATGTCCGTCCTGCAGCCCTACATCGACTCGGGCAAGCTCGTCGTGAAGTCCGGCCAGACCGGCATGGACAAGGTCGGCACCCTGCGTTGGGATCCGGCAACGGCCCAGGCCCGCATGGACAACCTGCTCTCGGCTAACTACACCGACGCCAAGGTCGACGCCGTTCTGTCGCCTTACGACGGTCTGTCGATCGGTATCATCTCCTCGCTGAAGGGAGTTGGTTACGGTACGGCTGCTCAGCCGCTGCCGATCGTCACCGGCCAGGACGCTGAAATCCCGTCAGTCAAGTCGATCATCGCCGGCGAACAGCACTCGACGATCTTCAAGGACACCCGCGAACTCGCCAAGGTCACTGTTGCCATGGTCGATGCCGTCATGTCCGGCAAGGAGCCTG from Rhizobium sp. BT03 harbors:
- the chvE gene encoding multiple monosaccharide ABC transporter substrate-binding protein gives rise to the protein MKSIISLMAAAAFGVASFVAPAMAADKGTVGIAMPTKASARWIDDGNNIVKQLEAAGYATDLQYGDDDIPNQLSQIENMVTKGAKVLVIASIDGTTLSDVLQKAHDAGIKVIAYDRLIRDSGNVDYYATFDNFQVGVLQANSIVDGLGLKDGKGPFNIELFGGSPDDNNAFFFYDGAMSVLQPYIDSGKLVVKSGQTGMDKVGTLRWDPATAQARMDNLLSANYTDAKVDAVLSPYDGLSIGIISSLKGVGYGTAAQPLPIVTGQDAEIPSVKSIIAGEQHSTIFKDTRELAKVTVAMVDAVMSGKEPEVNDTKTYDNGVKVVPSYLLKPVAVDKTNYKQILVDSGYYSEDKLK